In the genome of Synchiropus splendidus isolate RoL2022-P1 chromosome 2, RoL_Sspl_1.0, whole genome shotgun sequence, the window ACAAGATCCGATTCCGTCCCAGCTGTGTCTGGGAGATGCAGAACATTCCACAGGGAGAAGCCAACAGGTTGGAATTCCTGATTCATATACTGGGACATGCGATTGCAGAACCATTTGGTGGAAGTCAAGATTACAGAAACCACAGCAGTGTTTGAGTGTGAGCGAAGCCTTGAGACGGGGACGGCGTGTGATGCCAGCAGGCAGCTGTGAGTAGGTGGAGGAGCTCCACGTGACGTCCATTTATTTATGCTTGTGTTTGCGAGTGGGAATGAGAGTTGGAACTTACTCAGTAACAGAGTGTGTCGCAGCTTTCTCGTGGTACCGGTAGACTAGTAAGCACTGGTCAACTCTGACCGCGCCTCCTCCTTGGCGAAGACTTTGGTAGAAGAAGAGCAAATCCTCGGCAACGCCCTGATGAGACcaacagagattttttttttttgtcttcagtttcaAATCTGGAGTGACTTTTCTTTCCAGTGTGGAAAATAATTTGCATGAAATTCATCGCCACCACACTGAATTCCGCAAGAGGCTCGCAGGGAGCTTCACCTTTCCTCCTTCATCGAACAAGCCAACCTCCAGGAACCAGTCCCTGGAGCAGAACCATGTGGGCATGATGACGGTGGGCCCGTGTGATGTGTACACCTGGAACACATATTCCAGTCATAAACTCAAAACATGAACTACGACCATCCACATAGAGGTAGGCagttatgaaaaaaagaaagcacgAGTAACAAGGAGCCCAGATGCCGGACCCCAGTGGAGCACGTCCTTGCTTTCTTTTAACACTGTATCGGAGGACAGAACACTTCAATGTCTGAAGGACCTTGAAGTCTGGTCcatgaaagacaaaacaaagcaaaaactaTGGACTCTCACTCGGGTGAAATCATTGAGCAAGACGCATCAGACGCACCCAGCCTGTATCCAATCTACAGCACCTCCAGTCATCTTTTTTGACAAGTGTTCTGGGCTGCCTTTACACATACGCTTTTATGCCTTTTCTCATTGCCAACTGTAATACACACCTTCATTCTCTCTCTAAATGAAGTGATCCTATCTTGTCTTTTTTTGACTGACAACCTTCCAGCTCTAACCTAACTAGCTCTagatcagtggttcttaaccctTAACCCTAGGGATTTGGATGTGTTGGTCCCCAGGGTTCGCCGCGGAGGTCAAGACACACTCGACTCATCGTGTCAATTCGGGATGACACGCCCACCACTGGCTACAGATGTTCACGTAACATTGCTTGGCTAGTCAGCACTGTGGGACTCTAGTGCACTCAGTATTCAACATGTGACTATTGTGGTCGGATGCTGGACACAAcgaaacaaagaaaaggaaCAGACTTTGCTGTGAATATGACATGAGAGTGGCACTTGACAAGGTGAAGACACGCATATCTGAAGTGGTCTCTGAAAGCAGAAGTCACGCTGTGTAGGTTTTGTTCTCTGAACAAGTTGATGTTCATGCATGATTAATTTTGTGCATCAGTAAAAAACATACCTATTTGAACAAACCAGTGCAGCAAGAAGaccaccaaataaaaaaaatgaaatttgaactgaatttttttttccagctcctTTAGTAGCTACTTGAGAAGGTCCTAGTGGACTTTTTGAATAAGTCTTTTCTGGAGCAAAATGCTCAGTCATACAGAGTAATGGACTGAGATCAGGGGAACACTGGGATGGATTGTGACAACTCTCGAGGGTGTTATATGACAGCGAGCTTGAAAGGGAAGCTTAGGAGGACAGCAGTGAGActtgccatgatgtatggttcagagacagcagctcagacacaaagacaagaagcagagtttgaagaggcagagttgaagatgttcAGGTTTTCATCGGAGTGACAAGGAAGGATAAGAAGTACATCTGAGGCACAGCAGATGGAGAGACATTTGGAGGCAAAGCTAAGACTCAGTTGGTTGGGAAGACTGagtaaaagaagaagagcaagacaATAATGAACAAGGCTGATGTAGCAATACCTGACTTGAAGAGCTAAATCGAAGTAATTCATCTTTTTTGACTAACCATTTTATAATCAAATTGATACGTTGAGCAAAAATACTTGGGAAATCTGACCCGGTGTGACAGTATCACACACTAAATCATCCATACATGGGTCATCACAGGGCCTTTCGTCACAGTGCTGTCTCACTTTTCCATGCATCGCAGATGAAAATGATTCCACTGGTGAAAAACATCTGGCTTCTGCTTGTTAGACAGATGGGCCGAATTGAGTCCGACCATGCGCAAACGTGTGAGTCTGACAAAACATTGCAACACTGAGCAGAAGCAAAGTTGAGGCCAAAAGCATGAATAAGACGCGTAAGAATGAGTTCGGGGAAAGTGAAGGACAGAAAGTGAGCTCGCACGGATGAGGAAAGTCGGCGAAGGTTATGGAGAACCACATCTAatgaagtgcagatgaaaactctTGGATCCAACTCAACACATTCCACAGGAGTAACTCAGCTGGAGAAGCAGGGGGTCAAGAGAGCTACCACGGAGGGCAGGGTTTCATATGTGCAGTAGCATGCTCTGATTCTCAGGCTCCATGAAGTACAACATCTCATATCCTTAAATGAAGTGGGGAGGATCAAAGTGCATCGAGCTGAGCTGCGACGTTATCTGACTTCAGTGATAACATTAGTTTTCCATTCACCACATGTCATAAATCTGCTGCTGAAACATCCCACCTCACCTGTGTGAGGAGCTGATCTTGAGTAGTAGAGTTGATCCAGTGAGTGTATCGCTCCGTGGATCCCTCAGGGACTCGCCTCACTCTGCAGCCGACAATCTGAATGGAACGACGAAAGCTTAACAGCTTCACTTGTGACAGAATCcaccgtatatatatatatatatatatatatatatatatatatatatatatatatatatatatatatatgttcaatTTACTGTTATATgccatggtttttttttatactgtGCACCATTCTCCGTACAGTTTAATTCCAGGCTGCGCAGAATGTTGCAACAAAtgcacacaccaaaacacaacacatctgcaaaagcAGCAACAAATTCAAACACTACAACATGGCAACACAAGCCAACAACATTACTACATAAAGCACAACAGACGTCACAGCAGAAGTTCCCACTGTGACAAAAAGGATAATGCATGGTAACCTACAAGGtggaaaattattattattattgcaggTTTCAATTATTTGTCGGTTTTCAAAATCAGAGAGTTAGCATAATTCTAGCCAGAGCTAACACATTATACAGGTATGGAGCACGTATGTGCGCATGGACCAGTTGACATGGTCATGTATTTAAAAGTGAAACACAGAAgatttctgaaaaccacaaagCGACATCAAACCCTTAAACTAACTTTTCTGAAATCTTTCGGCATTTTCTCCCTCAGTCATTTGGTCCTTGGCAAGCAACAAGGCGTGTCTGAATTTGTCGCGCATTTGcaaatgttgttgtgttgtagaaataaaaataggCATAGACCAACATTCTGGTTGCTTTTCTTCAGTAAGGTTGGATCACAATTCAGGGAGAGGAGTTTTATTACGATGGTGCAGTTAAGAGGGGCAAGATTTGAAGTACAGCTCCCACCACTGAAAAGGAGGATTATTTATACACAACCACAATCCAAAAATCCCCACACATTTCTCTCCAAATTCCCTCACATGATGACCTTTCACCCCTGAAATGTCATGAAGTAGATAGAAACCATTGACACTGGTGTTTACGTGCCAACTGCACTCTTGCTCTCAGAGTTATTGCAACGTaaggcaaaataaaatgtgttaacGGCAAGctggacaaaaataaaagcagatgtaGGGGTTGAGCAAGACTGAaaactgaagagaaaaataGAAAGGTGGGAAAGTGAGACAGAAGAAGTGGGGAAGCAGAAACACACTCACGCAGCTTGGATGGAGAAGTGAGGCCTCAAACTGAAGGCGAACCCTCTCTGGTAACATGACGTCATCCTGAAGTATAAAGTGACAAACATGAGATGGTTCTACTGAACGGTGACAATGATCGGACAATGCTGGTCGGTCTGGATTTTGGCAGCTGGTTAAGGGAAGGCTGTTCCTTCGATGATACATTTCAACCACAACAGAGCTAGTCCTGCACTCCAGCGTGGCGGGGGGTTGAGCTCTGCCTCACACTAATGAAGTACATGAAGTATTGACCTTCATGCACAGAAAAGGCGACGCACGTTTCACTTTTGTCAAACACAACAATCCCTGAGAcctcctcctcgctcctctGGGACCTGAGTCATCAAACTTTCATCAAGCTATATTTAACCGCCAACCAACGTGACTTCAAGTGAGGTCAGCATCCCTTGAGCAAACATTGCTCTGCCACGGGTCTATtgagcaacataaaaaaaaagaatatcctACCGCATCTTGAAAACAAAGGTATTTCCCAGAGCTCTGATTTATGgctttattttttgcaaatcccactgaaagaggaaacagaagtttcagttacatttagaaAAACAAGCCCTGCACTGCTGACAGGCACATCTGACAGACTTTTCTTTCCATGGTAAAAGAATGGAACCGCTTATTCACAAAAGATACTTCTTGATGTCAATTTAATAACAGCCTTTTGTTTCATGAAAATTGTGACTGATGTCAGCAAGATTTTCCCTAACTATCATTCATGAGGCTCTATATTGAGCTGAGCATCAACTGACCTCCTTTCGGTTGTGGAGACTTGTGGCCGGAGAGCACCAGAGAGACGCCCCTGGCCTCCAGTCTCGCCCTCCATGCCTCCACCACCTTCACAGATTCATCCTAAAAGACACACTTGCATTTCATGCAAATTCTACCTCAACATAGTGAATGTTCAAAAACATACAGTGCTGGCGTCATCAAAGACGGACAGCTCCATCACTCCAGTGAAGTCCTGCAGTATGATGGCCTGGAGACACTCGTCCAGCCAGCACGCCGCGTTGTGCACAGGCATGATCAGACTCTGCAAAACACATCACTGACTCATTGACTTATTCCCTTCATACTTGTTTATAAAAAGCCTGAGCTGAGAAGGAgtgatacatttttttctgtgtggagtCTATGTGTTCTGCCTTTGCTTGTGTGAGTTTCCTACAGACATGGGGACTCAAAACTGGCTggaagtgtgtgtctgtctacGAGCATCGTGTGACTTTCTGGTTCATCCACATCACAGCACTCACATTATAGATATACGCCAGAGGAACTACACCCGTATTTAAAAATtgacaaacagaaataaacaaaattagACAGGAGAAAATCTATAATAAATAGTCAAGATTGTTGGACCATCATCTATTTATCATAACCAAAAGCTTTTAACAAACAATGCCATTGAAATCATTTAGACATTATTACATTTCTGAGGTAAATTGCAGAGAAAAGACATACTTCGTGTTCGTGGAAGCAGCAACATTTAATGCTTTAAGAATGTCGATGAGAGGCAGAGTCTGAACAATGCGAGCAAGATCGGGTGATTGTTCTAGGAATTACCGCCAAGTCATTATTTGACTAGCGACAATGAAAAGACGTGGTCATAACAGggaacaggaagacagagaGGGACACACATGTCGACAGATCGCCATCTGCTGGCGGCTGGTGGAGAGACAGCACCTTTCGCAGGGGTGAGAAGGTCTGACAGTGTCTGATGCATGTCATTGGTCCTTCCTTGTGTTAACCAGGTTTCTAATAAACACTGACTTGGTTCTATAAAGCGTACCAGTACTGCATTACACACTCATGGTGCCATTCTCGAATTATAGTGTGCTACATGTAGATCAATAGGTTACACTTCTGTCACTATCTAttggtttgttttcttctttgttccTGAGTGGATATCATCTATCCCACGTTCAAGTCGTGTGTGGTAACAAATGTTGTCTTCTGGCCACCTGAGCGTGACGTGGTTGTGCACTGTTTAGGAAAGTTCTTGGATCTAGGTGGATGAAATTCACCCGGTAGGCTGCTGTTTTAACCTGTGCAGCCATTCAGTAGATATAACAAAGTAATGACTATATgtaaaatgtgaatttcatgCAGCTCTTGAAGTATGCGAGACTAGACACACCACGGGGCTCGTTTAAACGCCCAAAACATGCTGTTGCCATGAACTTCCGAGGCTGACAAGATCACTGTCTAATAGTCAAGCATGTCGGCCAGAGTCTCAAAAGGTTGACCATATGTGTAAAGTAAAGTTAACAACGTAACGCAGCAGTAACGCAGCGTCTACCAATATTTACACTTCACACTCCACAGACTAACCCACCACATCCACCGTCCTCATCCTCTGCTCCGGGGCTTCCTCGGTCTCTGCATCCACGCCTCGCTGCCTCTTGCAGGGCGCCGTGGTGACTTCCGCGTCCTCCGTTCGGCTGGTCATGACGTTCGAAATACGTACATCAGTACAGTATATTCCTGTTCAATTTCATTAAAACAGTCCTTTTATAACTAGCCATTATAACTTCTGTTACTGTAGTTGTCACGTCGGCGCACCTCCTCCGCGACAACGCGGAGGCAGAATACGGAGATGACGTTTTATTTACGCGCCGACTGACGACATTTACAAGAGCCCGCAGGCTGCGTGTGGCGTTTGGTGGTGTCACAGGAGAGGAAAAGCTTTGTGTTGTGTCAGGCACTAGATGGGCTTAAATAAGTCACACTTATGTTGTGGCACACGTGTATAGTTGCTCATATCAGAACAATAGAAGGCGATGTGATTTAGTCGTCGTAATTTGTTCAGGTAGAGCAAAAAGCCACACGTCCTATGTAATTTTGCGAAGGTCCGTATCAGTCCtgataaaaagttattttgttgtggttgaaaaatacagaaaatctaTTCTTTGCACCATTCCACATATCTTCTGTTATGAACTGAGAAGAAAGTGACttgacattaaataaaaatacataagcCACAGACTCTGAACAAGtaaattaaataacatttatttactgtttcatATACGTCTTTGAAGTCGATACATTTACAGCCCGCATATGTGACCTGGCCGTTCAGGTCCAGATCCAGTGCAGTGATGACCTGACATCCTTTGTCTATACTGGTCTTCTCTGCTTCCctttcagatcatgaaatatcACAACAGAAGTGAAGCCACTGCATGAAGGGAGACAGCGCCACCATGACCCAAATATCCTTgtgtttcagcagcagcagagacaggTACACAGAGTCACCTCGGTACAATCAGAGATCAGTTTAGGTCCGTCCCAGTGAGATTCTTAAGAGGCTGGTTTTGTACTCTCGTACTTTCTCGTGCTGTCATTGAAATCATTGGAACAGACGCTACAGTGTGAGAAGATAACGGAACAATTTCATTGGCATTGACGGGTCATGATATTGGAACCAGAAAATTGTtgtaaaacattgaaatgtgttttcaatatttctttGGAGACAATTAAGGTGTTATGTTCTGTTTTCTGTCATAGTTGTAGCCAGattgaaacatttcaatgaaagtcAACTGTCActaatatttaaacagaatgtattCCATTTCTTTTAGCATCGTGACAGTCTCCCAAATGGAATGCTACTGCTCTTTATAGTCAGCAGCCTGGAGCAGCTGCTCATCATTTTACAAGGTCTGGTCAGAAATCTGAAAGGAGTTCTTGTAACGTCACCAGTCATTGAATGTTTGTGCTGGTGAGCATATTGTACCACGTCATGGGGAGTATGGGACGACGCTGTCAGGAAGCAATTGTTAAATGTTACATTTGTCAATATAATATAGATCATGTTGTTTTGCCAAATCAATTTTGACTGACTTGCTTTGGCCCCATCCCAGCACtggtttgacacctctgacttGTAAGAGAAAACATTCCTTATTTTCCCATGAGAGATCTGGGTCCCTGCCTGCTGGCAGGTGCCTATGTTCTGGCATTCATGTATTTGGTGTGAAGCAGTGGGGTTCACCCAAAACAGGCAAAGGATTtgtcaaagaaaatgtaaattacaaGTTAAATCTTTCAAATATACCTTTGTAGAACATGATTATATTGTCTAAATCTTTTTGCATGTATGAAATTGGAAAGAGGTAATCAGAATGCATGTGTTTGGATCTGTGTAAAACACCTGACATTTCAAGGTCTAGAAATTGGACAGCTTAGTTTTCATCGTTGAAAGCACATTGAAACACGAGTGAGAAGCGTATTTGGCAAGCGCTTTGCCTGTTGAGCAGCTTAGAGGAGGGTCTTGAAGTGCTCATGACACAGTTATGactcttttttgtgttttgtgaaaCAACTGattataaataaagaaacagtGCGGCCCACTGTATGTGACGTCAGCATGAAATCCAGCTGTTTTTTGCTGAGAGAATCAGAGATGTTAGTGACACCAGTTTTcgccaagttttttttcttatgtttcTTATGTTCACTTCCTTGATCTGATCATTTTGAGCTACACTGTTAAATACACAGTGATTTTATTGGAAAATAGGGcgttaaaaatgttcatttatgAACAAAGAATCTGTTGAAATATCTGTACTGATCTGCTGTACACACAAGTTTACTCGCTTGGTGTGTGTTGAAACCTATCAGGCCTGATGTCCCACAACCTTCTGAACGAGAATGAGCACAAACCAATTCCAAGCTTGAAACCATGAGGAGCCAGGATCATTTTCGAAATCATGTCAAAGGCAATGTGTTCTCCCGCTGACGTCACAGCATGGCTTTCTTTTATATGTTGTAGATGCACTGTACCTTTATCATTTTATCACATTGTACTGTTGTATTGCAAATTTAAGTCAAAATTGTGTCatcagcactttaatgtcaacaaagaagaaaacatagTGGGACTCTCAGTGAGTCTCACTTGCCCCTCATATCGGTTTGGCCTGTGATTTTCAGTGGATACATTTCAGTGCTATGTAGAatcatgtgtttttgtcagggACATTATAAAACAAGCACCCACAGATAAATCAATCCGCACCTTGGACTTAGCACATGTGTGAGTCTTTTAGCAGCTGTTGTGTCTGTTGTCAGACAAAAATACATCCAGTCCATGATTTCTTCTCTTCAAGTGTGTGCCATGACATCAGAGCTGGATCTGCAGTCAGATTCTGGCTCGTTTGGTATTTTCTATTGTCAAGactggtggaggagagaagtCATAGGAAAGGATTGTGACTCTGTGACTGGGTGCGCGACACCGGGCGGGGAGGGAGGGGCAGTAAAGGCTGGGGGAGGTTGGTGGGGAGGTCCAGAAGTCCAGCAGGAGGTTGTGTGAAGGAGGAGGGTAGGACAGGCAGCTGGTGAGTGAGAGGGAGCGGTAGAGACGGACTGTAGGACAGTATGTGTGGGGGCAATGGAGACGTGGAGGATGGCCTCATTTGGTTGAGGGTGAGGCGAGGGGTGTCGGAGTGGAAGGGGTTGGTGGGAGACGGCGCACTGAGACCTGAGAAGACGGAAGTAAGGGGTCAGACTTTATCGTACTGTACGTGTGAGGCGGTTTCACCTTACCTGAGAGGAAGGGGTTGTTGTGAGTTTTACTGGGAGGGTTGGAGGGGATCAGGGCGTCTAGGTTGACCAGCGAAGCCCCGGTAGGTCCCAGGAAAGCTTCAGGGGTCTGACAGACACGTGTCGGTGCGGTGCTGAGAGGGGGCGCCAGCCGGGACAGGTCGAACATCTCAGGGCTGGAGGAGTCCCGGCCGTTTACCAGAGGATTGAAAGAAAGGTCGCACCCTATTCCTGCTTTTTTGGGATTCACTTCAGTGTCGGTCGCACCAAACTGGTCAGAGTCTGCACCGGGACAAGACAGTGTTGCACACAGCAAAACATGAGTCAAAACAACGCCGTGCTAATGACAAGACGTGACTCCAAGTGGAGAGATATCAGAACCGGGACAGCAGGTGCAACAGCAACAGTTTAGCTGAAAATCATGTTGACCAATGAATTTGACTTTTACTTTTTgataaattaagaaaaataaacactaaATTCCCGCATAGAGAGTGGTGTCAAAACTGTTCTCAACACAAAAGCAGGCGGTGAAGACCACAGCTCGTACCTGCAGGGCTGGTAGATTGCTCAGATGAACCAGCAGGAAAACACTCTTGGATCCGCTCCTCACCGTTTGCAGCAAATCCATCCGTCTCTTCCCCATCTGAGTGAGAAATGTAAAACTGATGTATTGACAGGAACACACTCAAATGAGACATTGAAGTTGTCTTAACATACTGCATGTGTGATTGTTCACACTTACGATATATTTGGTTCAAAAATGTGCAGTGCAGAAGTGTTGtagtcacaaacacaaaattaCAAGACTTGTTTCTCCTTAGAATAAAGCAAAATGGTGCAGTATTTAGGCTAATCTTTGCAGTATTTCACTGACACAACGTTGTATAAGAATGTGACATGAAAGAAGATCTTTATTTGTTGGTGTTCATTGACTTTTATTCTATTTTGACTGAGACTCCATATCAGGCGAATGGTCCTAGGCCATTCTTCTGTCTTAAAGAGTGCTGGAGAAGACCCAAAAAGCAACACCAACATCTAGAAAACGCAGAGATGAAATGATGCCAAGCTGTTCCACGAGTGAACGCATGCCTGCAATGCTTTATTGAGAACACGATTGTTCTATCCTGTCAGTTGCAGAGGAAAATTACCATCTAGATCAGAGGTTGGAAATCCAAATTCCAATAGGGCCACATCACATTTTGGCATTTTGGTGCCAAGAAAATTCAGATCACTAAACACTACAAAACTGAATCACAAATTTGTCATTTAACAGataattttgtgtgtttttatatagtaaaaaaaaagaaataaggaAACACCATATGACTATTGTCAATATAAGTGAGTCAATATGTAGGGAAAAACAGAATTAcgtgtacaaaaataaaagtaaaatccaaaacaatgtcagcaaaaataaaaataacaaatacgTACAAATGGGTaataaataaagtgtaaataaagtgAGTGTTATAAATAGAGGACATTAAACCATGGATGTACAATGAAACTTTGTCTGTGAACTAGTGATATTGAATGATAATAAAAAGCAGCTAGTCCGGTGAAATATCACATGTGAAGCTCAAAGTAGTCGGACCGCAAATCATCTGTTCCGTTTCCCTTTGACCTCATGAGACAGAGGCAGAGGGTcccatgtggcccccaggcggCTGCCTGCCCACCCCTGATCCAGATAGTTGACAAAACTAAATTCAAACTCCAGCAGTTGTGATGGTGTCGGGTGATGTGAAAATGTGAGCGGCGCATTCGTGATAGATATGTTTTTGAGAAGTACTATTATTCACATCATATTTTCAAGTCATGAAGagcaaaatacaatttaaatgttGTATTACCTGTGTGGAAACAAaggtacattttttaaaaagacaacTTTTCAGGCATTGAATTTTCactgcatatatattttttaaaaaactgtcTAGAATCGGGATATAAAAAGAGCTACCTTCACCATTCGTTCTGTCCCACACATGATTTACAGGACTGGGAACATGTGCGGCTTTCCAAGGGTCAGTGCTTGAGTTGGCACATGGAGGCCAGGGATTAGAAGCGCTGGAAGAAGATGGCGGGGCCGACCAGGGATTACCAACCACAGGAGGGCTGGCCTGAACCGCTGCAAGCACAGATGAGGTTTGATTTTCAGTCAACTGACAAGATTGTCGGGTGCAGATCGATGTCTCGCCCACCTGCCGGCTCCCAGGGGCTCGAGGGAGCATCAGaagacacagcagcagagatCCAGGGGTCAGTTCGAGCAGGTTGAGCTTTCGAGGATGCACCAAAAATATCTACCAGATCCAGCATGGCGGACTAGAAAGGAGCGGAGAATAGTTTTTTTTAGTGTGAGGTCACCATCATCCAAGGACTGGTTACTACAGGCGAACTAGCCGTGAGACGAGACAGTGAGTCTGACAAACGTGTGAGTCAAAGAGCTGCTATTGATGCAGGTAGCTTTCAGGGAAATGCCACGCTGAGCTCAGACCCTGATAAGACAAAGTCATTACGATTCAGTGGGCATCTCTTCTTTCTCAGACCTCATTATGCTGATCAGCTTTTTCTCCCCTCCCCGCCCGACTCATTTTCCCACAGATCACACAGCCAACTCCTCTGGCTGTAAGCCTGCCAAAAAAACCTCCCACAAAATGATGCACTCGCCAACCTTTCCATGCAGATACACGGCCGTCACGAACACGCCCACACGCACATTTGTAACTCACCTCTCCTGTCCCcgactggctctctctcctgctctcatCCAGTGCTTTCTGTAGTAGGGACTCGTCTCCTTGGCGACAGT includes:
- the LOC128753764 gene encoding UDP-GlcNAc:betaGal beta-1,3-N-acetylglucosaminyltransferase-like protein 1 isoform X1; the protein is MTSRTEDAEVTTAPCKRQRGVDAETEEAPEQRMRTVDVSLIMPVHNAACWLDECLQAIILQDFTGVMELSVFDDASTDESVKVVEAWRARLEARGVSLVLSGHKSPQPKGVGFAKNKAINQSSGKYLCFQDADDVMLPERVRLQFEASLLHPSCIVGCRVRRVPEGSTERYTHWINSTTQDQLLTQVYTSHGPTVIMPTWFCSRDWFLEVGLFDEGGKGVAEDLLFFYQSLRQGGGAVRVDQCLLVYRYHEKAATHSVTEETIWNLRVNFLQEQVISQWQSFTIWNAGKQGRKLFRYLNGANQKKVKAFCDVDEKKIKKGFYTYEDSKERPKRRVPIVSYKDASPPFIICVKLDMTGGILEENINSLNLVEGVDYYHFN
- the LOC128753764 gene encoding UDP-GlcNAc:betaGal beta-1,3-N-acetylglucosaminyltransferase-like protein 1 isoform X2, with the protein product MTSRTEDAEVTTAPCKRQRGVDAETEEAPEQRMRTVDVSLIMPVHNAACWLDECLQAIILQDFTGVMELSVFDDASTDESVKVVEAWRARLEARGVSLVLSGHKSPQPKGVGFAKNKAINQSSGKYLCFQDADDVMLPERVRLQFEASLLHPSCVYTSHGPTVIMPTWFCSRDWFLEVGLFDEGGKGVAEDLLFFYQSLRQGGGAVRVDQCLLVYRYHEKAATHSVTEETIWNLRVNFLQEQVISQWQSFTIWNAGKQGRKLFRYLNGANQKKVKAFCDVDEKKIKKGFYTYEDSKERPKRRVPIVSYKDASPPFIICVKLDMTGGILEENINSLNLVEGVDYYHFN
- the LOC128753764 gene encoding UDP-GlcNAc:betaGal beta-1,3-N-acetylglucosaminyltransferase-like protein 1 isoform X3 — translated: MTSRTEDAEVTTAPCKRQRGVDAETEEAPEQRMRTVDVSLIMPVHNAACWLDECLQAIILQDFTGVMELSVFDDASTDESVKVVEAWRARLEARGVSLVLSGHKSPQPKGVGFAKNKAINQSSGKYLCFQDAVYTSHGPTVIMPTWFCSRDWFLEVGLFDEGGKGVAEDLLFFYQSLRQGGGAVRVDQCLLVYRYHEKAATHSVTEETIWNLRVNFLQEQVISQWQSFTIWNAGKQGRKLFRYLNGANQKKVKAFCDVDEKKIKKGFYTYEDSKERPKRRVPIVSYKDASPPFIICVKLDMTGGILEENINSLNLVEGVDYYHFN
- the LOC128753762 gene encoding epsin-3-like; this encodes MTTSALRRQVKNIVHNYSEAEIKVREATSNDPWGPSSSLMSEIADLTFNVVAFAEVMGMLWKRLNDSGKNWRHVYKAMTLLDYLLKTGSERVAQQCRENAFTIQTLRDFQYVDRDGRDQGANVREKARQLVCLLRDEERLRQERSQALKTKERMAGGGSGGGGGGSVYGGIPPTYHPGRRTSQPSMAVLYGEEFSRSRGSPSSFNSSSSSPRAASDLEQARPQTSGEEELQLQLALAMSREESQKDKNCRQGDESLLQKALDESRRESQSGTGESAMLDLVDIFGASSKAQPARTDPWISAAVSSDAPSSPWEPAAVQASPPVVGNPWSAPPSSSSASNPWPPCANSSTDPWKAAHVPSPVNHVWDRTNGEDGEETDGFAANGEERIQECFPAGSSEQSTSPADSDQFGATDTEVNPKKAGIGCDLSFNPLVNGRDSSSPEMFDLSRLAPPLSTAPTRVCQTPEAFLGPTGASLVNLDALIPSNPPSKTHNNPFLSGLSAPSPTNPFHSDTPRLTLNQMRPSSTSPLPPHILSYSPSLPLPLTHQLPVLPSSFTQPPAGLLDLPTNLPQPLLPLPPRPVSRTQSQSHNPFL